In Halorientalis sp. LT38, a genomic segment contains:
- a CDS encoding NAD(+)/NADH kinase, with product MNVGIVAQRENPRAAALASDVRTHLEGSGVGTVVDETTAETLDADVDGVAVAAMDDCDLVISIGGDGTFLFAARGAGTTPILGVNLGEVGFLNAVSPEDAVETVADVVAEFRADGAPTLRSMDRIRVRGDGLTIPPAINEIAVLGPQRGHGQGVDLTVAVDGATYTAGHADGVLIATPTGSTAYNLSEGGPVVHPDVGGLIVTEMAGDPGMPPLVVGADSEVTVTVSGSDRAVVVGDGRTSETVAPPATVTLSPADEPVRVAGPPLDFFAGLEKLD from the coding sequence ATGAACGTCGGGATCGTCGCCCAGCGGGAGAACCCGCGCGCCGCCGCGCTGGCCAGCGACGTCCGCACGCACCTCGAGGGGAGCGGCGTCGGGACCGTCGTCGACGAGACCACCGCCGAGACCCTCGACGCCGACGTCGACGGCGTCGCCGTCGCGGCGATGGACGACTGCGACCTCGTGATCAGCATCGGCGGCGACGGGACCTTCCTCTTCGCCGCCCGCGGTGCGGGGACGACCCCGATACTCGGCGTCAACCTCGGCGAGGTCGGCTTTCTGAACGCAGTCTCGCCCGAAGACGCCGTCGAGACGGTCGCCGACGTCGTCGCGGAGTTCCGCGCGGACGGAGCGCCGACGCTCCGGTCGATGGACCGGATTCGGGTCCGCGGCGACGGCCTGACGATCCCACCCGCGATCAACGAGATCGCCGTCCTGGGTCCCCAGCGGGGCCACGGCCAGGGAGTCGATCTCACCGTCGCGGTCGACGGGGCGACCTACACCGCGGGCCACGCCGACGGGGTCCTCATCGCGACGCCGACCGGGAGCACCGCCTACAACCTCAGCGAGGGCGGTCCGGTCGTCCACCCGGACGTGGGGGGACTGATCGTCACGGAGATGGCGGGCGATCCGGGGATGCCGCCGCTCGTGGTCGGGGCGGACAGCGAGGTCACGGTGACCGTGAGCGGGAGCGACCGGGCGGTCGTCGTCGGGGACGGGCGGACGAGCGAGACGGTTGCACCGCCGGCGACGGTGACGCTCTCACCGGCCGACGAACCGGTCCGCGTCGCGGGGCCGCCGCTGGACTTCTTCGCGGGCCTCGAGAAACTGGACTGA
- a CDS encoding universal stress protein: protein MGKRILVPVDGSEQSREACDFAMREYPDGEFVLLHVINPTEAGYSAGATLPSFSEEWFERAKADAESLLEELADRDSASESRISSETVVGKPSRAIVEYAAENDVDLIVMGSHGRSGVTRILLGSVAENVVRNATVPVTVAR from the coding sequence ATGGGAAAGCGTATCCTGGTACCGGTCGACGGTTCGGAGCAGTCCCGTGAGGCCTGTGACTTCGCCATGCGTGAGTACCCGGACGGCGAGTTCGTCCTGTTGCACGTGATCAACCCGACGGAGGCGGGCTACAGCGCGGGCGCGACGCTTCCGAGCTTTTCGGAGGAGTGGTTCGAGCGGGCAAAGGCCGACGCCGAGTCGCTGCTCGAAGAACTCGCGGATCGCGACTCGGCGTCGGAGTCGCGGATCTCGTCGGAGACGGTCGTCGGCAAACCCTCCCGGGCCATCGTCGAGTACGCCGCGGAGAACGACGTGGACCTGATCGTGATGGGGAGCCACGGTCGCTCGGGCGTCACGCGCATCCTGCTGGGCAGCGTGGCCGAGAACGTCGTCCGGAACGCCACGGTGCCGGTGACCGTCGCGCGGTGA
- a CDS encoding ATP-binding protein, protein MSDLGDFTDFDGSADEGSADGDTGGTPGAEADAESGADEPAADETAQAAATGDEPATDDEESPAFETVDVSPAGSDRGMGVLSASEGLTISEDPDDTRLRAYVTVENRASVRIGKYLLVPYPDGERLFCRITALEYAQEFRTDDATEIHARRAMRSRGIDEQDFKFMATLEPVAVLFEQDGELKRRMTDRVPKPETVVRAATDKSEIKTGLKIPEDGVFLGHLAVGGERVETAAEPPTIDYRLKDDYEAGDPLVFRHTLIAGGTGSGKTHGSKNVLRQYLDDDRTYPVGDGADREVQTAVVQFDPQDEYAQMHDDNPELDQDDRRRLEREGVAFGGHDDTVAFVPKVGGATYAADHHRAEQVEFTIPFSMVRGNPWLVSGGGLNDNQYSALRYLLSRFFDNHGSAGTYEQFVSFLDDPALKEELDESGRVHEATFDAVRRRVRGFGDVFDQDARPITDLVSDFVRPGGLTVVPTYHVNDRRATETVVLALSSLLVDEKLSNDPRYDRIKETPLVVGMDEAHNFLTDADSVQARKVIGKFTEAAKQGRKERLGLFLITQDPQDIAEPVFKQINTTIVLNLGDEDAIKAVNIPSNLEAKVPYMEKGQMVVYSPDNSESVELIGLPVCVTKHGRD, encoded by the coding sequence GGCCGACGCCGAATCGGGAGCCGACGAGCCGGCGGCCGACGAGACGGCCCAGGCTGCGGCGACCGGGGATGAACCGGCGACCGACGACGAGGAGTCGCCGGCCTTCGAGACCGTGGACGTCTCGCCCGCCGGCTCGGACCGGGGGATGGGCGTGCTCTCGGCCTCAGAGGGCCTGACCATCAGCGAGGACCCCGACGACACGCGGCTCCGGGCCTACGTCACCGTCGAGAACCGCGCGAGCGTCCGGATCGGGAAGTATTTGCTCGTACCCTATCCGGACGGCGAACGTCTCTTCTGCCGGATCACCGCGCTGGAGTACGCCCAGGAGTTTCGCACCGACGACGCGACGGAGATCCACGCCCGGCGCGCGATGCGCTCGCGGGGGATCGACGAGCAGGACTTCAAGTTCATGGCGACGCTGGAACCCGTCGCTGTACTCTTCGAACAGGACGGGGAACTGAAACGCCGGATGACCGACCGGGTGCCAAAACCGGAGACGGTCGTCCGCGCCGCCACGGACAAATCGGAGATCAAGACCGGCCTGAAGATCCCCGAGGACGGGGTCTTCCTGGGCCACCTGGCCGTCGGTGGCGAGCGCGTCGAGACCGCGGCGGAGCCGCCGACCATCGACTACCGGCTCAAGGACGACTACGAGGCCGGCGACCCGCTGGTCTTCCGGCACACCCTGATCGCCGGCGGGACCGGGTCGGGGAAGACCCACGGTTCGAAGAACGTCCTGCGCCAGTACCTCGACGACGACCGGACGTACCCCGTCGGCGACGGCGCCGACCGCGAGGTCCAGACCGCCGTCGTGCAGTTCGACCCGCAAGACGAGTACGCCCAGATGCACGACGACAACCCCGAACTGGATCAGGACGACCGCCGCCGGCTCGAACGCGAGGGGGTCGCATTCGGCGGGCACGACGACACCGTCGCCTTCGTCCCGAAGGTCGGCGGGGCGACCTACGCCGCCGACCACCACCGCGCCGAGCAGGTCGAGTTCACCATCCCCTTCTCGATGGTCCGGGGCAACCCCTGGCTGGTCTCCGGCGGCGGCCTCAACGACAACCAGTACTCCGCGCTGCGATACCTCCTGAGCCGTTTCTTCGACAATCACGGCTCCGCGGGGACCTACGAGCAGTTCGTCTCCTTCCTCGACGACCCGGCGCTGAAGGAGGAACTCGACGAGAGCGGCCGGGTCCACGAGGCGACCTTCGACGCCGTCCGCCGACGAGTAAGAGGGTTCGGCGACGTGTTCGACCAGGACGCGCGCCCGATCACCGACCTCGTGAGCGACTTCGTCCGCCCCGGCGGGCTGACGGTGGTCCCGACCTACCACGTCAACGACCGCCGGGCGACCGAGACCGTGGTGCTCGCGCTGTCGAGCCTGCTGGTCGACGAGAAGCTCTCGAACGACCCGCGCTACGACCGGATCAAGGAGACGCCCCTCGTCGTCGGGATGGACGAGGCCCACAACTTCCTCACCGACGCCGACAGCGTCCAGGCGCGGAAGGTCATCGGAAAGTTCACCGAGGCCGCCAAACAGGGCCGCAAGGAACGGCTGGGCCTCTTTCTCATCACGCAGGACCCCCAGGACATCGCCGAACCGGTCTTCAAACAGATCAACACGACCATCGTCCTCAACCTCGGCGACGAGGACGCCATCAAGGCGGTCAACATCCCCTCGAACCTCGAAGCGAAGGTGCCCTACATGGAGAAGGGCCAGATGGTCGTCTACTCGCCGGACAACTCCGAGTCGGTCGAGCTGATCGGTCTCCCGGTCTGCGTGACCAAACACGGCCGGGACTGA
- a CDS encoding aldehyde dehydrogenase family protein, with product MATTRYHPTDFLFDDLDDSSGGTLEVRDLAEGGTFARVDTAGPAEARAAVAAAQNAERAMRETTLVERAGWFETIADELEARREELADVIVREAGKPIASARNEVAAAVERFRRAVEVVHGLQGEYLEGTTAGHEGWEAIVKPQPVGTVLCLTPYNYPLATTALQVAPALAAGNSVVLKPATKTPVSAAILADCVDAVDLPEGAFSYVPGEASEIGDVLAGDDRLDAIAMTGSSGAGKRVSDESGMVTLHMELGGNAPALVFPDADLDDAVGQCAKGSFKYAGQRCSAVSRVLAHESVHDEVVTRLDDAMDAWTAGDLFDEDTALGPLIDEDQALRVEELVADAVDAGAELVRGGERDGQFHEPTLLANVPREARLVEEEQFGPVAVVVPFADEREALELANAGDLGLDASVFTADHDRAMRLADRIEAGAVRINGAPSHGLGDMPFGGVKDSGIGREGIGYTVDAFTTTKTVVL from the coding sequence ATGGCGACCACACGATATCATCCGACGGACTTCCTCTTCGACGACCTCGACGACTCGAGCGGCGGGACCCTGGAGGTACGGGACCTCGCGGAGGGCGGCACGTTCGCACGCGTCGACACGGCGGGCCCGGCGGAGGCGCGCGCGGCGGTCGCGGCCGCACAGAACGCGGAGCGGGCGATGCGCGAGACGACGCTGGTCGAACGCGCGGGCTGGTTCGAGACGATCGCGGACGAACTCGAGGCCCGCCGCGAGGAACTGGCGGACGTGATCGTCCGGGAGGCGGGCAAGCCGATCGCGAGCGCCAGGAACGAGGTCGCCGCGGCCGTCGAGCGGTTCCGTCGCGCCGTCGAGGTAGTTCACGGACTGCAGGGCGAATATCTCGAAGGGACGACCGCGGGCCACGAGGGCTGGGAGGCCATCGTCAAGCCCCAGCCGGTCGGGACGGTGCTCTGCCTGACGCCCTACAACTACCCGCTCGCGACGACGGCGCTCCAGGTCGCCCCGGCGCTGGCGGCGGGCAACAGCGTCGTCCTGAAACCGGCGACGAAGACGCCGGTGAGCGCGGCGATCCTGGCCGACTGCGTCGACGCCGTCGATCTGCCTGAGGGGGCGTTCAGCTACGTCCCCGGCGAGGCCAGCGAGATCGGCGACGTGCTCGCCGGCGACGACCGCCTCGACGCCATCGCCATGACCGGTTCGTCGGGCGCGGGCAAACGCGTCAGCGACGAGAGCGGGATGGTGACGCTGCACATGGAACTGGGCGGTAACGCCCCGGCGCTGGTCTTCCCCGACGCCGACCTCGACGACGCCGTCGGCCAGTGCGCGAAGGGCTCCTTCAAGTACGCCGGCCAGCGGTGCTCGGCCGTCTCGCGCGTGCTCGCCCACGAGTCGGTCCACGACGAGGTCGTGACCCGCCTCGACGACGCGATGGACGCGTGGACCGCCGGCGACCTCTTCGACGAGGACACGGCGCTTGGCCCCCTCATCGACGAGGATCAGGCCCTCCGCGTCGAGGAACTGGTCGCCGACGCCGTCGACGCGGGCGCGGAACTAGTTCGGGGTGGCGAGCGCGACGGCCAGTTCCACGAGCCGACCCTGCTCGCGAACGTGCCCCGCGAGGCCAGACTCGTCGAGGAAGAGCAGTTCGGCCCCGTCGCGGTCGTGGTCCCCTTCGCCGACGAGCGGGAGGCGCTCGAACTGGCGAACGCGGGCGATCTGGGCCTCGACGCGTCGGTGTTCACCGCCGACCACGACCGGGCGATGCGACTCGCCGACCGCATCGAGGCCGGCGCCGTCCGGATCAACGGCGCGCCCTCCCACGGCCTCGGCGACATGCCCTTCGGCGGGGTCAAGGACTCGGGTATCGGCCGCGAGGGCATCGGCTACACGGTCGACGCCTTCACCACGACCAAGACCGTCGTGCTCTGA
- a CDS encoding winged helix-turn-helix transcriptional regulator, protein MDDEPVEIWCAGEQWCAVTATAALIGKKWHPVIVDRLLQEGARGFNALQDAVDGVSSKVLSDSLDDLEDRGIVTRTVVSEKPFRVEYALTERGTDLAPVIDAMREWGRDHLVPAPDEGSPA, encoded by the coding sequence ATGGACGACGAACCGGTGGAGATCTGGTGTGCCGGCGAACAGTGGTGTGCCGTGACGGCGACGGCCGCGTTGATCGGCAAGAAGTGGCATCCGGTGATCGTCGACCGGCTGTTACAGGAGGGCGCCCGGGGATTCAACGCCCTGCAGGACGCGGTCGACGGGGTGTCGAGCAAGGTGCTCTCGGACAGTCTGGACGACCTCGAGGACCGCGGGATCGTCACGCGAACCGTCGTCAGCGAGAAACCGTTTCGCGTCGAGTACGCGCTGACCGAGCGCGGCACCGATCTGGCGCCGGTCATCGACGCGATGCGCGAGTGGGGTCGGGATCACCTCGTCCCCGCGCCGGACGAGGGCTCTCCGGCCTGA
- a CDS encoding response regulator, giving the protein MAQDRATVLVVDDETEVADVYALKLEREYDVRTAYGGREALETVDEDVDIVLLDRRMPEVSGDEVLETIRDRGLDCRVVMITAVDPDFDIIAMPFDDYLCKPVQSDDLLEAIEQQLAASDLDERLTEFYEVTAKLALLEAEKTPRELDGHEEVAALRERAAELEAEMDASLEDFADFEMAFREIGRQPGR; this is encoded by the coding sequence ATGGCCCAGGATCGGGCGACGGTGCTCGTGGTCGACGACGAGACGGAGGTCGCCGACGTGTACGCGCTGAAACTCGAACGCGAGTACGACGTCCGCACCGCCTACGGAGGCCGCGAGGCCCTCGAAACGGTCGACGAGGACGTCGACATCGTCCTGCTCGATCGCCGGATGCCCGAAGTCTCGGGCGACGAGGTCCTCGAGACGATCCGCGACCGGGGACTCGACTGTCGCGTCGTCATGATCACGGCGGTCGACCCCGACTTCGACATCATCGCGATGCCCTTCGACGACTACCTCTGTAAACCGGTCCAGAGCGACGACCTGCTCGAGGCGATCGAGCAACAGCTCGCCGCCAGCGACCTCGACGAGCGCCTCACCGAGTTCTACGAGGTCACGGCCAAACTGGCCCTGCTCGAAGCCGAGAAGACCCCGCGGGAGCTCGACGGGCACGAGGAGGTCGCCGCGCTCCGGGAGCGCGCCGCCGAACTGGAGGCCGAGATGGACGCATCGCTCGAGGACTTCGCCGACTTCGAGATGGCCTTTCGCGAGATCGGTCGACAGCCCGGTCGGTGA
- a CDS encoding HTH domain-containing protein: MTTETQQERVTVDLHVRSLTPRGGPGQQEAVIERLEELVESGHVDEFSLDVWGRQVSLSTAAARTDAGRDVLNRVEAFRDWAAETDRSVDSFFETRRVSSTVTDENYVALVLPRVTLAEYRDGDLAYVAPCTDGEDVCTVLDRLDALETEPTVAEAVEADGRGRLVAPEAEE, from the coding sequence ATGACCACAGAGACACAGCAGGAGCGGGTGACCGTCGATCTCCACGTTCGATCGCTCACGCCCCGTGGCGGGCCGGGCCAGCAGGAGGCGGTGATCGAACGACTCGAGGAACTCGTCGAGAGCGGGCACGTCGACGAGTTCTCCCTCGACGTCTGGGGGCGGCAGGTCAGCCTGTCGACGGCCGCCGCCCGCACCGACGCGGGACGGGACGTGTTGAACAGGGTCGAAGCGTTCCGCGACTGGGCGGCGGAGACCGATCGCTCCGTCGACTCCTTCTTCGAGACGCGACGGGTCTCCTCGACGGTGACCGACGAGAACTACGTCGCGCTCGTCCTGCCGCGGGTCACCCTCGCCGAGTACCGCGACGGGGACCTGGCCTACGTCGCGCCCTGCACGGACGGCGAGGACGTCTGTACCGTGCTGGACCGACTCGACGCCCTGGAGACGGAGCCGACCGTCGCCGAGGCGGTCGAGGCGGACGGCCGGGGCCGACTCGTCGCCCCGGAAGCCGAGGAGTAG
- a CDS encoding universal stress protein: protein MYEILMPIDTDADRALRQARAIEDLPGGPDEVAVTVLHSFTENPSGASITQLQSARRVESRLEDAGYEVTLDEQSGEPADAILEAAAEMDADLICIGGRKRSPTGKVLFGSVTQSVLLDADRSVLVCRRDVEA, encoded by the coding sequence ATGTACGAGATACTGATGCCGATCGACACCGACGCCGACCGCGCACTGCGGCAGGCACGAGCCATCGAGGACCTGCCGGGCGGGCCCGACGAGGTCGCGGTGACGGTCCTGCACTCCTTCACCGAGAACCCGTCGGGCGCGTCGATCACACAGTTGCAGTCGGCCCGGCGCGTCGAGTCGCGCCTCGAGGACGCCGGCTACGAGGTGACCCTCGACGAGCAATCCGGCGAACCGGCCGACGCCATCCTCGAAGCCGCCGCCGAGATGGACGCGGACCTGATCTGCATCGGCGGGCGCAAGCGCTCCCCCACGGGGAAGGTCCTGTTCGGGAGCGTCACCCAGAGCGTCCTGCTCGACGCAGACCGGTCCGTCCTCGTCTGCCGGCGCGACGTCGAGGCCTGA
- a CDS encoding DUF7331 family protein — protein MARTPVDDADTEPDAAGERAGSLVALEAADGVLIYDRHEHRAWLQSDGAVSVTDLR, from the coding sequence ATGGCCAGAACACCCGTCGACGACGCCGACACCGAACCCGACGCGGCCGGCGAGCGCGCCGGATCGCTCGTGGCGCTCGAGGCGGCGGACGGCGTGCTCATCTACGACCGACACGAGCACCGCGCCTGGCTCCAGTCGGACGGGGCCGTGTCCGTGACGGACCTGCGGTAG
- a CDS encoding KaiC domain-containing protein: MSEDDDWFESATAGDDAADADETTDENDATDGDDAAEEAVTDDETADADDAADTDSARSDAVGDESDDANGDGAFDAEDGVFGEGDAASGFGEGDAEDDDPFGGDGSSPFDADGDEGSPFDAGGDDESPFDAGGDEGSPFGGDSDGGDGGEGGELFDDDFASAFGSAGGSGGGDEFDDEDFESEIPRLDLGIEGLDDMIQGGIPRRHLIVTIGSAGTGKTTFGLQFLHHGLQQEDTEKAVFITLEQSHDAIMATADERDWDFERYEEEDELAIVDLDPVEMANSLQNIQAELPELIRDFGADRLVLDSVSLLEMMYDNQARRRTQVFDFTRSLKKAGVTTMLTSEASESSTYASRHGIIEYLTDAVVHLRYVRQETRETRMAVEIQKIRNANHSRETKPYEITGDGISVYQQANIF, encoded by the coding sequence ATGAGTGAGGACGACGACTGGTTCGAGAGCGCCACCGCGGGCGACGACGCTGCCGACGCTGACGAAACTACCGACGAGAACGACGCTACCGACGGGGACGACGCTGCCGAGGAGGCAGTCACCGACGACGAGACCGCTGACGCCGACGATGCAGCGGACACCGACTCCGCAAGATCCGACGCCGTCGGCGACGAGTCCGACGACGCGAACGGCGACGGGGCGTTCGACGCCGAGGACGGAGTGTTCGGCGAGGGCGACGCGGCCAGCGGCTTCGGCGAGGGCGACGCGGAGGACGACGATCCCTTCGGCGGCGACGGGAGCAGTCCCTTCGACGCCGACGGAGACGAAGGCAGTCCGTTCGACGCCGGGGGAGACGATGAGAGCCCCTTCGACGCCGGCGGGGACGAGGGCAGTCCGTTCGGCGGTGACAGCGACGGGGGCGACGGCGGCGAGGGCGGCGAGCTCTTCGACGACGACTTCGCGTCCGCGTTCGGGTCGGCGGGCGGCAGCGGTGGCGGCGACGAGTTCGACGACGAGGACTTCGAGTCCGAGATCCCCCGGCTGGATCTGGGCATCGAGGGCCTCGACGACATGATCCAGGGCGGCATCCCGCGCCGTCACCTCATCGTCACCATCGGCTCGGCCGGGACCGGCAAGACCACCTTCGGCCTGCAGTTCCTCCACCACGGGCTGCAGCAGGAGGACACCGAGAAGGCGGTCTTCATCACGCTCGAACAGAGCCACGACGCGATCATGGCCACCGCAGACGAGCGCGACTGGGACTTCGAGCGCTACGAGGAGGAGGACGAACTCGCCATCGTCGACCTGGATCCGGTGGAGATGGCAAACAGCCTCCAGAACATCCAGGCGGAACTCCCGGAGCTAATCAGGGACTTCGGCGCCGATCGCCTCGTGCTCGACTCCGTGTCGCTGCTCGAGATGATGTACGACAACCAGGCCAGGCGGCGGACGCAGGTGTTCGACTTCACCCGCTCGCTGAAGAAAGCCGGCGTGACGACGATGCTCACCTCCGAGGCCAGCGAGTCGAGCACCTACGCCTCCCGGCACGGCATCATCGAGTACCTCACCGACGCCGTCGTCCACCTCCGGTACGTCCGCCAGGAGACCCGCGAGACACGGATGGCCGTCGAGATCCAGAAGATCCGGAACGCCAACCACTCCCGGGAGACCAAACCCTACGAGATCACCGGCGACGGCATCTCGGTCTACCAGCAGGCGAACATCTTCTAA
- the kdgK1 gene encoding bifunctional 2-dehydro-3-deoxygluconokinase/2-dehydro-3-deoxygalactonokinase codes for MPALATFGETMLRLSPPGDEPVETARTFEVHAAGAESNVAVAAQRLGVESTWLSKLPDTPPGRRVLGAIRRHGVDPAVVLTDEGRQGTYYLERADPPRGQSVVYDREGAAVRTATAAELPTDRIERADAFLTTGITPALSETLATTTADLLELAREADATTVFDLNYRSKLWSPGRARETVTDLLELVDVFVVADRDAETVLGLSGSPEDTAERLAAEYGFETTVVTRGEEGAVAVHDGETYDQPAIPAGDAHPIGTGDAFVGGFLARRLQGGSVPDALADGAATAALKRTVPGDAAVVTPEAVARVRAGDAEAIDR; via the coding sequence ATGCCAGCACTCGCGACCTTCGGGGAGACCATGTTGCGTCTGTCCCCGCCGGGGGACGAGCCAGTCGAGACCGCGCGGACCTTCGAGGTCCACGCCGCCGGCGCGGAGAGCAACGTCGCCGTCGCGGCCCAGCGCCTCGGCGTCGAGTCGACGTGGCTCTCGAAACTCCCGGACACGCCGCCGGGCCGGCGCGTCCTCGGTGCCATCCGCCGCCACGGCGTCGATCCAGCCGTGGTCCTGACCGACGAGGGCCGACAGGGGACCTACTATCTGGAGCGGGCCGATCCCCCGCGCGGGCAGTCCGTCGTCTACGACCGCGAGGGAGCGGCCGTCCGGACCGCGACCGCCGCCGAACTCCCGACCGACCGGATCGAGCGCGCCGACGCCTTCCTGACCACGGGGATCACGCCCGCGCTCTCGGAGACGCTGGCGACGACCACCGCCGACCTGCTGGAACTGGCCCGCGAGGCGGACGCGACCACCGTCTTCGACCTGAACTACCGCTCGAAACTCTGGTCGCCCGGCCGGGCCCGCGAGACGGTGACCGATCTCCTCGAACTCGTCGACGTATTCGTCGTCGCCGACCGCGACGCCGAGACGGTCCTCGGTCTGTCCGGATCGCCCGAAGACACCGCGGAGCGACTGGCCGCCGAGTACGGCTTCGAGACGACCGTCGTGACCCGCGGCGAGGAGGGCGCGGTCGCCGTCCACGACGGCGAAACCTACGACCAGCCGGCGATTCCGGCCGGGGACGCCCACCCCATCGGCACCGGCGACGCCTTCGTCGGCGGTTTTCTCGCCCGTCGCCTCCAGGGCGGTTCCGTCCCCGACGCGCTGGCGGACGGCGCGGCGACGGCCGCGCTGAAACGCACCGTTCCCGGTGACGCCGCCGTCGTCACCCCCGAGGCCGTCGCGCGCGTCCGCGCCGGCGACGCCGAAGCCATCGACCGCTGA